The Aggregicoccus sp. 17bor-14 DNA window GGTCGTCATCGAATTCATCTCCAGTGAAATGAGGGATGCCCTCAAGGCTGGGGATGAAGGGGGGCGGCGACAACGTACCGGGAATCTGTGCGGGCCTCCTCCTCTGGAGGGCGAGCAGGCGGCCTAGCCGCCGCGCTGTACGCCCTGCAGCAGCCTGCGGAAGTCCTTCTGCGCCGCGGCCACGGTGCGCGCCGGGCCGGTGAGCTTGAAGAAGACGGGGCCCTCGGGCCCTCCCTCCACGATGGCGCCGAGCAGGCGCCAGCCCGGCTTGGGGGTGGCCGGGCCCATCATCATCCCGCTCGCGTAGGTGCCCTGCACGTCCACCGTGGTCATGCGCAGGCCGTGCACCTTCTCCTGCGTGCGCTTCGCGTCCGCGTCCACCGGCGAGCCGTCCGGCCGCTTGAACTGGGAGAGCCAGCGCTTCACGTTCGCCTCCACGTCCCCGCCCTGCCCCGCGCCGAAGTGGAACACCGCGAGCTCGGCGGGCTCCGCGTCTCCCTGCGCGGGCGCGAGCCGGTAGGTGGCGGCGCGCATGGGACGCTCGGGCTCGAGCGTCCAGGCCGCGGGCGGGCTCCAGGTGAGGCCGCCGGCGGCGCCCTTTGCGCTGCCCTTCGCGGGGCTCGCCGCGGCACCGTGGGCGGGGGCCTGGGCGGAGGGGGCAGGCGGGGCGGCGGCGGCGAGCAGCAGCAGGGCGGCGAGCGGAGCGTTCATGGCCGCTCCACCCTAGCGCCCGCGGCCTGTCGGGGGCGGGCCGCGTTTTGCTTTTGCTCACATCCGCGCTAACTCCCCGCCCATGTCCCCGCTGCCCGCGCGGCCGCTCGCGCCCGCGCCCCCGCCCGCTCCCACCGCGCTCCCTGCGCCCCGCCCCGCGCGGCCGCTCGCGCTCGCGGTCGCGGGCGCGGTGGCGTTCCGGCTCGCGTGCTTCGCCGCGATGGTGTGGCTCGCGCTGCTCGCGGAGGCGCGCCCCGCGCCGCACCTGCCGGACGCGCTGCTCGCGCGCGTGCCGTACGTGGCGTGGGTGGACCGCTGGAACTACGCGCTGTGGACGGTGGCGTACGTGCCGGTGGCGCTCTTGCTGCTCGCGCGCGATGCGCGCCGCTTCTGCCGCTACATGGTGGTGAGCGGGCTGCTCGCGCTGGTGCGCGGGGCGTGCATCCTCGCCACGGGCCTGGGGCCCACGCGCGGGGCGGACGTGAACGCAGGGATGGACGCGGCCGCGCGCCTGCGCGCCTTCGCGCACCTGGCGAGCCCCGTGGACGTGTTCGGCTCGGACGCGCCGCACGCCTACCTCACCAAGGACCTCTTCTTCTCCGGGCACACCGCCACCACGCTGCTGCTGCTGCTCTACGTGTGGCGCTTCCCGCGGCTGCGCGCGTGGATGATCGCGGGGCACGTGCTCGTCGTCGCGAGCGTGTTCCTCGCGCACCTGCACTACACCATCGACGTGGTGGGCGCGTACGCGGTCACCTTCAGCCTCTTCGTGCTCTGCGA harbors:
- a CDS encoding phosphatase PAP2-related protein yields the protein MSPLPARPLAPAPPPAPTALPAPRPARPLALAVAGAVAFRLACFAAMVWLALLAEARPAPHLPDALLARVPYVAWVDRWNYALWTVAYVPVALLLLARDARRFCRYMVVSGLLALVRGACILATGLGPTRGADVNAGMDAAARLRAFAHLASPVDVFGSDAPHAYLTKDLFFSGHTATTLLLLLYVWRFPRLRAWMIAGHVLVVASVFLAHLHYTIDVVGAYAVTFSLFVLCEGELRRLLYGPGAGHHGPADGVEKRPTRTP